One stretch of Rhizobium rhizoryzae DNA includes these proteins:
- a CDS encoding TerC family protein, producing MDFLFIDLLGKPLWMWLTFVAVVLVLLALDLGVLHKDSREIGIKESFALSAFYIALGLAFGGWIWFQSGEQAGLEYLTGFVVEKSLAMDNIFVIAMIFGYFSIPRAYQHRVLLWGILGVIVLRGVMIAAGAAIVENYSWVLYLFAAFLIITGIKMLLTADQEYDVASNPVLKFLRRKLPVTDGLRNEKFLVRETDPATGKLKTFITPLFLALVMVELADVIFAVDSIPAIFAITTDPYIVYTSNIFAILGLRALYFALSALIHRFAYLKYALSVVLIFIGSKIFLADMLGLAKIPPVVSLTVTIGILAAGILGSLWATRNTKPEIEAKH from the coding sequence ATGGATTTTCTCTTCATCGATCTATTGGGCAAGCCGCTCTGGATGTGGCTTACCTTCGTTGCAGTCGTCCTCGTTCTACTCGCCCTCGACCTGGGTGTTCTCCACAAGGATAGCCGCGAAATCGGCATCAAGGAAAGCTTCGCGCTTTCTGCTTTTTATATTGCGCTCGGCCTCGCCTTCGGCGGCTGGATCTGGTTCCAGAGCGGCGAGCAGGCAGGCCTTGAATATCTGACCGGATTTGTGGTCGAAAAAAGCCTGGCCATGGATAATATCTTCGTCATAGCGATGATATTTGGCTACTTCTCCATTCCTCGCGCCTATCAGCACCGAGTTCTTCTCTGGGGTATTCTCGGCGTTATCGTACTCCGCGGCGTGATGATTGCCGCCGGTGCGGCCATTGTCGAAAACTACAGCTGGGTTCTCTATCTCTTCGCAGCCTTCCTGATCATCACGGGCATCAAGATGCTTTTGACCGCCGATCAGGAATATGATGTCGCGTCGAACCCGGTCCTGAAGTTCCTGCGCAGGAAGTTGCCGGTGACCGACGGACTGCGCAACGAGAAGTTCCTCGTGCGTGAGACCGACCCTGCTACGGGCAAACTCAAGACCTTCATCACGCCGCTGTTCCTTGCGCTTGTGATGGTTGAACTGGCAGACGTTATCTTCGCGGTCGACTCGATCCCGGCAATTTTCGCGATCACGACTGACCCGTACATTGTCTACACGTCGAACATCTTCGCGATCCTCGGCCTGCGTGCTTTGTACTTCGCACTGTCTGCACTGATCCACCGGTTTGCCTACCTCAAGTATGCTTTGTCGGTCGTCCTGATCTTCATTGGCTCCAAGATCTTCCTCGCGGATATGCTGGGCCTTGCCAAGATCCCGCCGGTCGTCTCGCTTACAGTCACCATCGGCATCCTGGCCGCCGGTATCCTGGGCTCCCTGTGGGCAACACGGAACACGAAGCCGGAAATCGAAGCAAAGCACTGA
- a CDS encoding RNA methyltransferase, protein MAGTNSERELLAEGPAIILVEPQLGENIGMVARAMANFGLAELRLVNPRDGWPSEKAQAAAAKADHVIEGTKVYETLDEAVSDLNFVFATTARQRDGFKHVRSPVTAASMLRERFNAAEKTGILFGRERWGLTNEEVALADEIVTFPVNPAFASLNIAQAVLLMSYEWMKSGMEDIAATPFQVVDQKPATKQQLFGFFNQIEEALDARNYFHPPTKVPKMIDNLRAVLSRPGFTEPEISVLRGVITSLDQFQRRWPKGKKPVDTGEGKADDGADG, encoded by the coding sequence ATGGCAGGCACAAACAGCGAGCGCGAACTTCTGGCAGAAGGCCCGGCTATCATCCTCGTTGAGCCTCAATTGGGCGAAAACATCGGCATGGTCGCGCGTGCCATGGCGAATTTTGGCCTGGCTGAGCTTCGCCTCGTTAATCCTCGCGACGGATGGCCAAGCGAGAAGGCGCAAGCCGCCGCTGCCAAGGCTGACCATGTCATCGAAGGTACGAAGGTTTACGAGACGCTGGATGAGGCGGTATCCGACCTCAACTTTGTGTTTGCGACGACCGCTCGCCAGCGGGACGGATTCAAGCATGTCCGTTCGCCGGTCACTGCGGCCAGCATGTTGCGGGAGCGGTTCAATGCGGCGGAAAAGACCGGCATCCTGTTTGGTCGCGAGCGCTGGGGCCTGACCAATGAAGAGGTGGCGCTGGCCGACGAGATCGTTACGTTTCCGGTCAACCCGGCCTTCGCTTCCCTTAACATCGCCCAGGCCGTTCTTCTGATGTCCTATGAGTGGATGAAAAGCGGGATGGAGGATATCGCCGCCACGCCATTTCAGGTGGTTGATCAGAAGCCTGCGACCAAGCAGCAGCTGTTTGGCTTCTTCAACCAGATCGAAGAAGCACTGGATGCGCGCAATTACTTTCATCCGCCCACAAAAGTGCCAAAGATGATCGACAACCTTCGCGCTGTCCTGTCGCGCCCCGGCTTTACAGAGCCGGAAATCAGCGTCCTTCGTGGCGTGATCACATCGCTTGATCAGTTCCAGCGCCGTTGGCCGAAAGGGAAAAAACCGGTCGATACCGGAGAGGGGAAGGCGGATGATGGAGCAGACGGCTGA
- the rpsD gene encoding 30S ribosomal protein S4 has translation MSKRASSKYKIDRRMGENIWGRPKSPVNRREYGPGQHGQRRKGKLSDFGVQLRAKQKLKGYYGDLREKQFRSIYDEANRRKGDTGENLIGLLESRLDAIVYRAKFVPTIWAARQFVNHGHVTVNGVRVNIGSYRCKAGDVIEVRQKSKQLVTVLEAVQLAERDVPDYIEVDHNKMVATYVRVPTLSDVPYAVIMEPNLVVEFYSR, from the coding sequence ATGAGCAAGCGCGCGTCGTCCAAGTACAAAATCGATCGCCGTATGGGCGAAAACATCTGGGGTCGTCCGAAGTCCCCGGTTAACCGTCGCGAATACGGTCCTGGCCAGCACGGTCAGCGCCGCAAGGGCAAGCTGTCCGACTTCGGTGTTCAGCTCCGCGCCAAGCAGAAGCTCAAGGGTTACTACGGTGACCTTCGCGAGAAGCAGTTCCGTTCGATCTACGACGAAGCCAACCGTCGCAAGGGCGATACCGGTGAAAACCTGATCGGCCTGCTCGAGTCGCGCCTCGACGCGATCGTTTATCGCGCAAAGTTCGTTCCGACCATCTGGGCTGCTCGTCAGTTCGTCAACCATGGTCACGTGACCGTCAACGGCGTTCGCGTCAACATCGGTTCCTACCGTTGCAAGGCCGGCGACGTTATTGAAGTTCGCCAGAAGTCCAAGCAGCTTGTTACGGTTCTCGAAGCCGTTCAGCTCGCAGAGCGTGACGTTCCGGACTACATCGAAGTTGATCACAACAAGATGGTTGCCACCTACGTTCGCGTTCCGACCCTGTCCGACGTTCCTTACGCAGTGATCATGGAACCGAACCTCGTCGTCGAATTCTATTCGCGCTAA
- a CDS encoding LysE family translocator gives MSLENWLAFVATAAVVLAIPGPTILLVISYSLTHGRKVAGATVAGVALGDFTAMTASLLGLGALLTTYASLFSVLKWVGAAYLIFLGIKLWRAPVQTAEIDNAEAEAGLRPMRIFLHTYTVTALNPKSIIFFVAFLPQFLDVNQPFLAQMVIFEVTFLVLATLNAGLYGLLASTARNTIRSPRVQRAVNRTGGTLLIGAGFLAAGMRRAAT, from the coding sequence ATGTCTTTGGAAAACTGGCTGGCTTTCGTCGCAACCGCTGCGGTGGTTCTGGCCATTCCCGGCCCGACAATCTTGCTGGTGATTTCGTACTCGCTGACCCATGGCCGTAAGGTTGCTGGAGCGACAGTTGCAGGCGTGGCCCTAGGCGATTTCACAGCCATGACAGCATCTTTGCTGGGCCTTGGTGCGCTTCTGACAACCTATGCAAGCCTTTTTTCCGTCTTGAAATGGGTTGGTGCCGCTTACCTTATCTTTCTGGGAATCAAGCTCTGGCGTGCGCCGGTGCAGACAGCCGAAATCGATAATGCCGAGGCAGAAGCAGGTCTTAGACCCATGCGCATCTTTCTGCACACCTATACGGTCACTGCCCTGAACCCCAAAAGTATCATCTTTTTCGTGGCCTTCCTCCCGCAATTTCTCGACGTGAATCAGCCGTTTCTGGCGCAGATGGTAATCTTTGAAGTCACGTTCCTGGTTTTGGCAACGCTGAATGCCGGACTTTATGGGCTGCTGGCCTCAACCGCCAGAAACACGATCCGCAGCCCTCGCGTTCAGCGGGCAGTCAACCGGACTGGCGGAACTCTGTTGATCGGCGCCGGTTTTCTGGCGGCTGGCATGCGGCGAGCTGCTACCTAG
- a CDS encoding helix-turn-helix transcriptional regulator: MARTDRLLDLVQMLRRHRLPVSGEALALELDVSLRTLYRDIATLRAQGADIQGEPGIGYVLKPGFLLPPLMFSEDELEALVLGMRWVARRTGGSLSTAADNALARISAVLPKDLKDQLDSTLLLVGPTVVTDDRAEDITLIRTAIRRERKLLLSYQDASGEPSDRKIWPFALGFFDQVRVIAAWCELRNDFRHFRTDRIIRITAMEERYPKRKNALLRTWRDMQTIGEAI, from the coding sequence GTGGCCAGAACTGATCGACTTCTCGATCTTGTCCAAATGCTGAGACGTCATCGCCTGCCCGTCAGCGGTGAAGCGCTCGCACTGGAACTCGACGTTTCCCTGCGGACGCTTTATCGAGACATTGCGACATTGCGTGCGCAAGGCGCCGATATCCAGGGTGAACCGGGTATTGGCTATGTGCTGAAGCCAGGGTTTCTGCTGCCACCTCTCATGTTCTCCGAAGACGAGTTGGAGGCGCTTGTGCTCGGCATGCGCTGGGTAGCGCGGCGCACGGGAGGAAGCCTGAGTACCGCCGCAGACAATGCCCTTGCTCGCATCTCCGCAGTTTTGCCGAAAGATCTGAAGGATCAGCTGGATAGCACGCTTCTGCTTGTAGGACCCACGGTCGTGACGGATGATCGCGCCGAAGATATCACGCTCATTCGAACAGCTATTCGCAGGGAGCGCAAGCTGTTGTTATCCTATCAGGATGCGTCAGGCGAGCCGAGCGACCGGAAGATCTGGCCCTTTGCACTTGGCTTTTTCGATCAGGTCCGTGTCATTGCCGCGTGGTGCGAGCTGCGGAATGACTTTCGCCATTTTCGAACCGACCGGATCATTCGCATTACTGCCATGGAAGAACGCTATCCGAAGCGAAAGAATGCGCTTTTGAGGACATGGCGTGACATGCAAACCATCGGCGAAGCGATCTGA
- a CDS encoding DUF1127 domain-containing protein, whose product MRKLHSEVAEPVGLAVSKLFYQFGLWAVLLALLKAVVTQRQKTNDLAQLSDRMLKDIGASVDEDHLRPRKFSLWDIRF is encoded by the coding sequence ATGCGCAAATTGCACTCTGAGGTTGCTGAGCCTGTGGGTTTGGCAGTAAGCAAACTGTTCTATCAATTCGGGCTGTGGGCTGTCTTGTTGGCCCTGCTGAAAGCTGTGGTAACCCAAAGGCAGAAAACAAATGATCTTGCCCAGCTTTCTGATCGCATGCTCAAGGATATCGGTGCTTCGGTCGACGAAGATCATCTGCGCCCGAGAAAGTTCTCGTTGTGGGATATCCGTTTTTGA
- the murI gene encoding glutamate racemase, which yields MMEQTADLKPVLVFDSGIGGLTVLREARVLMPERGFIYVADDAGFPYGGWEEGALKERILSLFAKLLSQYEPEICIIACNTAFTLAGANLRTAFPQMTFVGTVPAIKPAAERTRSGLVTVLATPGTVRRAYTRDLIQSFASQCHVRLVGSENLARLSEAYIRGEPVSDDDVRAEIAPCFIEKDGAKTDIVVLACTHYPFMANVFRRLAPWPVDWLDPAEAIARQARRLVPVSPHHEHPSGFDFAYFTSGNPGFATQRLMQGFGLSVL from the coding sequence ATGATGGAGCAGACGGCTGACCTCAAGCCAGTCCTGGTTTTTGATTCAGGCATCGGCGGTTTGACGGTTTTGCGCGAAGCGCGGGTCTTGATGCCAGAGCGTGGTTTCATTTACGTCGCAGATGACGCCGGATTTCCCTATGGCGGCTGGGAAGAGGGTGCTCTCAAGGAGCGTATTCTCAGCCTCTTCGCAAAATTATTGTCTCAGTATGAGCCGGAAATCTGCATCATTGCGTGCAACACAGCCTTTACGCTGGCAGGCGCCAATCTGCGAACTGCCTTCCCCCAAATGACATTTGTTGGAACCGTGCCCGCCATCAAGCCCGCAGCAGAGCGCACGCGCTCCGGCCTGGTGACGGTTCTGGCAACACCGGGAACCGTCCGGCGAGCTTATACTCGTGACCTGATCCAATCTTTCGCCAGCCAGTGTCACGTTCGGCTGGTCGGTTCCGAAAATCTGGCGCGGCTTTCGGAAGCCTACATTCGCGGCGAACCGGTCTCCGACGATGATGTCAGGGCAGAGATCGCTCCATGCTTTATCGAGAAGGATGGTGCCAAGACGGATATTGTCGTGCTGGCCTGCACACACTACCCCTTCATGGCCAATGTCTTTCGCAGACTTGCTCCTTGGCCGGTTGATTGGCTGGATCCAGCGGAGGCGATTGCCCGGCAAGCAAGGCGACTCGTTCCTGTGTCTCCACATCACGAACACCCGTCCGGCTTTGACTTTGCCTATTTCACATCCGGAAACCCCGGCTTTGCCACGCAGCGGCTTATGCAAGGCTTTGGTCTCAGCGTGCTGTGA
- the pepT gene encoding peptidase T, with protein MTATHHTVLDRFLRYVVIDTQSDATSSSQPSTEKQKNLGRLLERELRELGLDDAHLDEHGNVYATIPATSSKEVPVICFCSHMDTAPDFTGTNVKPQIVRNYQGGDIRLVGDTSQVIQVSEHPELRNQIGHDIVTTDGTTLLGADDKAGIAEIMTAAQYLLQHPEIPRGAVKILFTTDEEIGRGADKVDLKKLGAKFGYTLDGSTVGEIENETFSADGVTIEITGVAMHPGTAKNRMENAIKIASRIVANLPQDQTPETTEGRQGFIHPVGISGAMESARISFIIRDFEESGLIEKEDLLRSIAEDVLKSYPGSSFTFTVKQQYRNMKVVLDQYPDVVENLVEATNRVGLTPKLASIRGGTDGSRLSFMGLPCPNIFTGGHAYHSPLEWVSVQDMETSVKTIVELVKVWEEHAA; from the coding sequence ATGACTGCCACACACCATACCGTCCTCGATCGCTTCCTGCGTTACGTCGTGATCGATACCCAATCGGACGCAACGTCCAGTTCGCAACCCTCCACGGAGAAGCAGAAGAATCTGGGACGACTGCTGGAGCGAGAACTCAGAGAACTGGGCCTAGATGACGCTCACCTTGATGAGCACGGCAATGTCTATGCAACCATCCCTGCGACGAGCAGCAAAGAGGTGCCCGTTATCTGCTTCTGCTCCCACATGGATACGGCGCCGGATTTTACGGGCACCAACGTCAAGCCCCAGATCGTGCGCAACTATCAGGGTGGAGACATCCGTTTGGTGGGTGACACTTCTCAGGTCATTCAGGTCAGCGAGCATCCGGAACTCAGGAACCAGATCGGCCATGACATCGTGACGACCGATGGCACCACGCTTCTCGGCGCTGACGACAAGGCAGGCATTGCCGAGATCATGACGGCCGCACAATATTTGCTTCAGCATCCTGAAATACCGCGCGGAGCCGTCAAGATCCTGTTTACGACCGACGAGGAAATCGGGCGCGGTGCCGACAAGGTGGATCTCAAGAAGCTTGGGGCGAAGTTTGGTTATACGCTGGACGGCTCGACAGTCGGCGAAATCGAGAATGAGACCTTCTCTGCCGACGGTGTGACAATCGAAATCACCGGCGTCGCGATGCATCCCGGCACCGCAAAGAATCGGATGGAAAATGCCATAAAGATCGCCAGCCGCATCGTTGCCAATCTGCCGCAGGATCAGACACCTGAGACCACCGAAGGACGACAGGGCTTCATTCACCCGGTTGGCATTTCCGGCGCCATGGAAAGTGCCCGTATCAGTTTCATCATTAGGGATTTCGAAGAATCTGGTCTGATCGAAAAGGAAGACCTTCTTCGCTCCATTGCAGAGGATGTTCTGAAGTCCTATCCCGGCTCCAGCTTCACATTCACGGTCAAGCAGCAATATCGAAACATGAAGGTCGTTCTCGACCAGTATCCGGATGTGGTTGAAAACCTTGTCGAGGCGACAAATCGTGTCGGTCTGACGCCGAAGCTTGCCAGCATCCGCGGCGGAACAGACGGATCACGCCTTTCGTTTATGGGCCTGCCCTGCCCTAACATTTTCACCGGCGGGCATGCCTATCACTCCCCGCTGGAATGGGTCAGTGTTCAGGACATGGAAACGTCGGTGAAAACCATCGTCGAACTGGTCAAGGTCTGGGAAGAACACGCAGCTTGA
- a CDS encoding VOC family protein: protein MRPASFVLLHVRDVDASSRFYEALLDRPPVEKSPTFAMFVYAGGFKIGLWKAANVAPATSGQAGSSEIVLMCDTDQEVDDICAAWQAKDVSILQRPEGMDFGRTFTAEDPDGHRIRVYCRADEPV from the coding sequence ATGCGGCCTGCAAGTTTCGTCCTGCTTCACGTTCGTGATGTCGACGCCAGCAGCAGATTCTACGAAGCGCTGCTCGATCGGCCACCGGTTGAAAAGTCGCCAACCTTTGCCATGTTCGTTTATGCTGGCGGCTTCAAGATCGGCCTCTGGAAAGCGGCAAATGTCGCTCCTGCCACATCCGGTCAAGCCGGCAGTTCAGAGATCGTTCTGATGTGCGACACAGACCAAGAGGTCGATGATATTTGTGCCGCATGGCAGGCAAAGGATGTTTCCATTCTTCAACGCCCGGAAGGCATGGATTTCGGCCGGACCTTTACCGCAGAAGACCCGGATGGCCATCGTATCCGTGTGTATTGCCGCGCAGACGAACCGGTATGA
- a CDS encoding NADP-dependent isocitrate dehydrogenase, whose protein sequence is MKKIKVANPVADLDGDEMTRIIWQLIKDKLIHPYLDLDIDYYDLSVENRDATNDQVTVDAANAIKKYGVGIKCATITPDEARVKEFNLKEMWKSPNGTIRNILGGVIFREPIICKNVPRLVPGWTQPIVVGRHAFGDQYRATDFKFPGKGKLTIKFVGEDGTVIEKEVFNAPGAGVAMAMYNLDESIREFARASMMYGLMRKWPVYLSTKNTILKAYDGRFKDIFEEVYEAEFKDQFKDAGITYEHRLIDDMVASALKWSGGYVWACKNYDGDVQSDTVAQGFGSLGLMTSVLLTPDGKTVEAEAAHGTVTRHYRQHQKGQETSTNSIASIFAWTRGLAHRAKLDDNAELARFASTLESVCVATVEDGFMTKDLALLIGPDQPWLSTTAFLDKIDENLQKAMGA, encoded by the coding sequence ATGAAGAAGATCAAGGTCGCAAATCCAGTCGCTGATCTCGACGGCGATGAAATGACGCGCATCATTTGGCAGCTTATCAAAGACAAGCTGATCCACCCCTATCTCGACCTCGACATCGACTATTACGACCTCTCTGTTGAAAACCGCGATGCGACGAACGACCAGGTTACTGTTGATGCGGCAAATGCCATCAAGAAGTATGGCGTTGGCATCAAGTGCGCCACGATCACCCCTGACGAAGCACGCGTAAAGGAATTCAACCTTAAGGAAATGTGGAAGAGCCCGAACGGCACGATCCGCAACATCCTCGGCGGCGTTATTTTCCGCGAACCGATCATCTGCAAGAACGTTCCGCGCCTCGTTCCGGGCTGGACACAGCCGATCGTCGTTGGTCGTCATGCCTTCGGTGACCAGTACCGCGCCACAGACTTCAAGTTCCCGGGCAAGGGCAAGTTGACAATCAAGTTCGTCGGTGAAGACGGCACGGTCATCGAGAAGGAAGTGTTCAACGCTCCTGGCGCCGGCGTTGCCATGGCCATGTACAACCTGGATGAGTCGATCCGCGAGTTTGCGCGCGCCTCCATGATGTACGGCCTGATGCGCAAGTGGCCTGTTTACCTGTCCACCAAGAACACGATCCTCAAGGCCTATGACGGTCGTTTCAAGGACATCTTCGAAGAAGTCTACGAAGCTGAATTCAAGGATCAGTTCAAGGATGCCGGCATCACCTACGAGCACCGCCTGATCGACGACATGGTTGCCTCCGCGCTGAAGTGGTCCGGTGGCTACGTCTGGGCGTGCAAGAACTACGATGGCGATGTGCAGTCGGACACGGTTGCCCAGGGCTTCGGTTCGCTCGGTCTTATGACGTCCGTTCTCCTGACGCCGGATGGCAAGACGGTTGAAGCAGAAGCCGCACACGGTACGGTTACGCGTCACTATCGCCAGCATCAGAAGGGCCAGGAAACCTCCACGAACTCGATCGCTTCGATCTTCGCCTGGACCCGTGGTCTCGCACACCGCGCAAAGCTGGACGACAACGCCGAACTGGCTCGCTTCGCCTCCACGCTGGAAAGCGTTTGCGTCGCAACTGTCGAAGACGGCTTCATGACCAAGGACCTGGCGCTCCTCATCGGTCCGGATCAGCCTTGGCTCTCGACCACTGCCTTCCTCGACAAGATTGACGAGAACCTGCAGAAGGCCATGGGCGCATAA
- a CDS encoding ATP-binding protein, with translation MQVGIDMGTLSGGQPAKLDIEELLATRLLVQGNSGSGKSHLLRRLLEQSAPWVQQVIIDPEGDFVTLADKYGHIVVDGERTEAELVGIATRIRQHRVSCVLTLEGLDLEEQMRAAGAFLNGLFDADREYWYPVLVVVDEAQMFAPSVGGDVSEDARKMSLGAMTNLMCRGRKRGLAGVIATQRLAKLAKNVAAEASNFLMGRTFLDIDMARAADLLGMDRRQAEMFRDLKRGNFVALGPALSRRPLPIVIGSVETSARSSSPKLMPLPDAPQDVEDLIFTPDPEEFTRPIVRRTPPAPRPTTDILAELSRSPQAAMPAPAEPAKPAQPELTAEQREERIAAVLSEIIDDPQAAYRTDSALYQDFLVRARMRRLPGTPMSMSEFRRRVAISRAGVDEETAATPGWQTALELSARVSDDLQGVFLLMAKAALIGEPCPSDMRIAKAYGTHSARRARRLLGYFEEQNLIVVHADFSGKRIVAFPDLDVQTAPGAADATDDEPAAVDRFAAE, from the coding sequence GTGCAGGTAGGCATCGATATGGGAACTCTGTCCGGCGGACAGCCGGCCAAGCTCGATATCGAGGAGCTTCTGGCAACTCGTTTGCTTGTTCAGGGCAATTCCGGTTCCGGTAAGTCGCATTTGTTGCGGCGTCTCCTGGAACAGTCAGCTCCATGGGTCCAGCAGGTCATCATCGATCCAGAAGGTGATTTCGTCACTCTCGCCGATAAATACGGCCACATCGTCGTTGATGGCGAACGGACCGAAGCTGAGCTTGTCGGGATCGCGACACGTATCCGTCAGCACCGGGTGTCCTGCGTGCTGACGTTGGAAGGCTTGGATCTTGAAGAGCAGATGCGGGCAGCTGGCGCATTTCTCAACGGCCTCTTCGATGCTGATCGCGAATACTGGTATCCGGTTCTCGTTGTGGTGGATGAGGCGCAGATGTTCGCGCCGTCCGTCGGTGGCGATGTTTCGGAAGATGCCAGAAAGATGTCACTCGGCGCCATGACGAACCTGATGTGTCGCGGTCGAAAGCGCGGTTTGGCCGGGGTTATCGCGACTCAGCGCTTGGCCAAACTGGCCAAGAACGTGGCAGCTGAAGCCTCGAACTTCCTGATGGGGCGTACCTTCCTCGATATCGATATGGCACGCGCTGCCGACCTTCTGGGCATGGACCGGCGTCAAGCTGAAATGTTCCGAGACCTCAAACGCGGTAACTTCGTCGCCCTCGGTCCCGCACTTTCCCGCAGACCGCTGCCAATCGTCATCGGCTCCGTTGAGACGTCGGCGCGCTCCTCGTCCCCGAAGTTGATGCCCTTGCCGGATGCGCCGCAGGATGTGGAGGACCTGATCTTCACGCCCGATCCGGAAGAGTTCACCCGTCCTATCGTGCGGCGCACGCCGCCTGCACCGCGCCCAACGACGGATATTCTGGCTGAGCTATCCCGTTCGCCTCAGGCGGCCATGCCTGCCCCGGCAGAACCCGCCAAGCCCGCACAGCCGGAATTGACGGCGGAGCAGCGTGAGGAGCGGATTGCTGCCGTTCTCTCTGAGATCATTGACGATCCACAGGCGGCCTATCGCACCGATTCAGCTCTCTACCAGGACTTTCTGGTGCGTGCTCGCATGCGCCGCCTGCCCGGTACGCCCATGTCGATGAGTGAGTTTCGCAGACGGGTTGCCATCTCTCGCGCCGGTGTCGATGAAGAGACAGCGGCAACACCTGGCTGGCAGACGGCACTTGAGTTGTCAGCTCGTGTGTCAGACGATCTTCAAGGGGTCTTCCTGCTGATGGCCAAGGCTGCGCTGATTGGAGAGCCCTGTCCATCCGACATGCGTATTGCAAAGGCCTATGGAACGCATTCGGCGCGGCGTGCGCGGCGGCTTCTCGGTTATTTTGAGGAGCAGAATCTGATCGTCGTTCATGCAGATTTCTCGGGCAAGCGCATCGTGGCCTTTCCGGATCTCGACGTTCAGACCGCGCCCGGTGCCGCGGATGCGACCGATGATGAACCTGCCGCGGTCGATCGCTTCGCCGCGGAGTGA
- the sthA gene encoding Si-specific NAD(P)(+) transhydrogenase encodes MYQYDLVVIGSGPAGRRAAIQAAKLEKRVLVVEQGRRVGGVSVHTGTIPSKTLRETALNLTGWRERGFYGRAYRVKQEISAEDLRRRLLITLDHEVEVLEHQFARNRVQQMRGRAQFVDSHTLEIAKSDGEMLRVTTASVLLAVGTRPYRPPHIPFDDEAVLDSDELLEIKRVPRSLIVVGAGVIGIEYATIFSALDTQVTVVEPRETMLDFIDKEIVEDFTYQLRDRNMKLIFGQTVESVEREPNGGKCRVTLKSGRSLQAEMVLFAAGRVGATDTLNLAAAGLEADNRGRLKVDPETFQTSVPHIYAAGDVVGFPSLASTSMEQGRIAARHAVGVPASEPPQYFPYGIYAVPEISTCGLSEEEVLQRGIPYETGIAHFRETSRGHIMGLDTGMLKMIFSLKTRRLLGVHIVGEGATELVHIGQAVLNLKGTVEYFVENTFNYPTLAEAYKIAGLDAWNRMGEGPKEAPVATAQPTDTANTVSPQDMPLKPKKKAAS; translated from the coding sequence ATGTATCAATACGATCTGGTCGTCATCGGTAGTGGACCTGCAGGCAGAAGAGCTGCAATTCAGGCTGCCAAGCTGGAAAAGCGGGTGCTTGTTGTCGAGCAGGGACGGCGCGTCGGTGGTGTGTCGGTGCACACTGGAACGATCCCCTCCAAGACGCTTCGCGAGACGGCGCTGAATTTGACCGGCTGGCGGGAGCGTGGCTTCTACGGGCGCGCCTATCGGGTCAAACAGGAAATCAGCGCGGAAGACTTGCGCCGCCGCCTGCTGATAACGCTCGACCATGAAGTTGAGGTGCTCGAGCATCAGTTTGCCCGGAACAGGGTTCAACAGATGCGTGGACGGGCTCAGTTCGTCGATTCGCACACGCTTGAAATCGCCAAGAGTGATGGCGAGATGCTTCGCGTCACGACGGCATCGGTTCTGCTCGCCGTCGGTACCCGTCCCTACCGCCCTCCCCACATTCCCTTCGATGACGAAGCTGTCCTCGACAGCGACGAACTTTTGGAGATCAAGCGGGTCCCGCGGTCACTGATTGTCGTTGGTGCAGGCGTTATCGGGATCGAATACGCCACCATATTCAGCGCTCTCGATACGCAGGTCACGGTCGTTGAGCCCCGTGAGACAATGCTGGATTTCATCGACAAGGAAATTGTCGAAGACTTTACCTACCAGCTGCGCGACCGCAACATGAAGCTCATTTTCGGCCAAACAGTCGAATCGGTCGAGCGCGAACCGAATGGCGGAAAATGCCGCGTCACACTGAAAAGCGGTCGCAGTCTCCAGGCGGAAATGGTTCTCTTCGCAGCGGGGCGCGTTGGAGCGACGGACACGCTGAACCTGGCCGCAGCTGGGCTGGAGGCCGACAACAGGGGTCGGCTGAAGGTTGATCCCGAAACATTCCAGACTTCCGTTCCGCACATCTATGCGGCGGGTGATGTCGTCGGCTTTCCGAGTCTTGCATCCACCTCGATGGAGCAGGGTCGAATCGCGGCGCGGCACGCGGTTGGCGTACCCGCCAGCGAGCCACCACAATATTTTCCCTACGGCATTTATGCGGTGCCGGAAATTTCCACCTGCGGGCTTTCCGAAGAAGAAGTTCTTCAGCGCGGCATTCCCTATGAGACCGGCATTGCCCATTTCCGCGAAACCTCTCGCGGTCACATCATGGGCCTCGATACCGGCATGCTGAAGATGATCTTCTCACTGAAGACACGCCGCCTGCTGGGCGTTCACATCGTCGGCGAAGGCGCGACCGAACTGGTTCACATCGGACAGGCCGTTTTGAACCTCAAAGGCACCGTCGAGTACTTTGTCGAGAACACGTTCAATTACCCAACGCTTGCGGAAGCCTACAAGATCGCGGGACTGGATGCCTGGAATCGTATGGGAGAAGGGCCAAAGGAGGCGCCGGTCGCGACAGCGCAGCCGACAGATACCGCCAATACCGTGAGCCCGCAGGACATGCCCCTGAAGCCCAAGAAAAAAGCCGCCTCGTAA